The Gemmatimonadaceae bacterium DNA segment GTTCTCGGTGATGCGCCACGCGGACTCAACGGAGCCATCGCGCTCCAGCCGTTGCAGCGCAGTCAGCAACGACCCCGGGTTCACCTTGAACACCTGCTTCGAGACTTGCTCGATCCGACGCGCGATGCCGAAGCCGTGGAGCGGCTGCAGACTCAACGCCCGAAGGATGATTACGTCGAGCGTGCCTTGGATGACGTCGGTGCCGTGCTCTGCCACGTGGTCTCGCCGCGAGGGGTCGCAAGGAACGTGGGTGCCTTCCTCTTGATTGTCAAGATGTGACCATCAGTAGGAGTTCCTCGGACGCCCGCTGGATTTTCGCTCGCGTCGACCCCTTGCCACCTCGGTCGCGAGCGCGTCGAGGCGCGGCAGCCACGTTGACCTGAACGTGGCGAGCCACGCATCTACCGACCGGAGTGGCGCGGCGTCCATATGGTAGATCCGGCGCGATCCGTCACGCTGCACCGACGCGAAGCCCGCCTCGCGCAACACGCGGAGCTGCTGCGACACGGCGGACTGCGTGATGCCGAATTCCTTGGCGATGACGGCGACCACCTCGCCCGAGGCGTGGGGCTCGTCACGAAGCAACTCGAGGATGCGTCGCCGCACCGGATCGCCGAGGATGTCGAACGCGTTGCTCACGTCAGGGATGTCTCAGGGCGTCGGCAGTCATTCGGGCTCCGGTTGTCCGGTGTAGAACGCGACGGTACGTTCGGCCGACAGTCGAGCCGTCCGCTCGTCCGTACCGGACGCAACCGCGGCCTGCGACCACGCGTCGGCGCTCCCGCGAATGAAGCGAAGCCCATCGTCCGACTGCGTCCAGGCCTCCGCCGCCGCCGCGTCCATCGGGACACCGCTGACAAGGTACGCGTCCAGTCCGCGAAGTCCGAGGTCCCAGCCGACACCGCCCGCACCGGGCCCGTAGCGATCCCAAAACTTCTGGCCCTCCTCCGTGATCGGCTCGATGTGCTCGAGGACGAGGAGCGTGCGCCGCTCGCCGTCAGCGGCCAAGCTGACGTGCAACCAGCTGAGCTGTCCGGCGAACTCCCAGGTCACCTCGAGTCGGTCCGGTGGATCGCAGGTCTCGATGACACCGCCCGCGTTGCCCTCGAGCTGGTACCGCCCGCCGACGCGCAGGTCGCCCGACACCGGGAGGAACCAGCGTGGAAGCCGCTCGCGGTTTGTGAGCGCGTCCCAGAGGTCGGCGCGATCCGTCGGATAGCTCCGCGTGGCGACGATTGATCGGGCCGGCTGGCCACGGTGCGTGCACTGCCGGACCTCGCGCACGGTGGCTCCAAAGTGACTGCTGCGATTCAACGACATTGGCGCTCCGAGGAATATGAGGGCTGGGTAGCGCCAGCGGAACATATTAGCTATTGCTTATATTCGTCAAGGGAGGTTCACCCCGTAGCCTGGCGTGAGCTGTCGTATATGTTCCCGGTCGGTTCTGGTACTGATGTTCCCGATCGTTCACGCGCACCCCGACCCGTGGCCGCTCAAGCCGACGTCCGCCGCATTGCGATGACGCTTCCCGGAACCGAGGAGGAAACGGGGCGATTCGCGTTCTCGGTTCCGATCAAGGGAAAGCTGAGCAGCTACGCGTGGGTGTGGCTGGAACGGCGGGAGCCGAAGAAGGCCCGGGTCCCGAACCCCTCCGTGCTGGCGCTCCGCGTCGCGAACCTCGGCCAGAAGGACCTGATGCTCCAGGCAGATCCCATCAAGTTCTTCACCGAGCCGCACTACAATGGCTACCCGGCGGTGCTCCTCCGCTTGAACGCCGTGCGCGTCACGGAGCTACGGTCACTGCTGACGGAGGCGTGGCGCTGCGTGGCACTGAAAGCGGGGAGTCCTATTTCGCCGGAATCGCCGCGCCCGCAGCCGACGCGCGCCAAGAAAGGAGCTGGCTAGCGGATACCCGCATTGGCGATCGGACCTGTGCGCAGGCGTCGGACTGCTGATCTTCTGCGTCGTGGTCGTGGCGAACAGGGCAGCGGTGAATTGCACTGGTTCTCGGCGGCCGGCCAGTGGATTCGGTCCCGCGGCGGACCGGGAGACGGTCCCGGAGAGTTCCGCAGGCTCCGCCGGATCCTGCGCCTACCCGGCGATTCCCCCCTCGCAGAGGACGGACTCAGTTCGCGGATGACGTCGTTCGACAACGCCGGCACACTCGTGCGTACTGTGATGCTGCCCGCCCACTCGTGGTCACGGCGCTCGCGGACGGGCACGTCGTTGGCGTCTCCCGCGATGCAGACGGCGTGGAGCGCCCGCAGCAGCACAGGTCATCGCGCCCTAACCGACTTCCGTACCATCGCCGGTGTGATTACATCGTGATTACCGTCCTTCGGAGCTCCCAGTGAAGACCCGTCGCGTCCCCGCGCGCTGGCTGGGCCGAGGCCGCCGCGAAGTTCGGAGCGAGCGGCCTCGTCGATGCGCCCTCCGCCACCCGCTTCGACGACGAAGAGTGGACGTGGTAGACGTCCCGGTCCGCCGCGGCGACGTCTGGCTCGTTCAGCTCAATCCCACCCGGGGGCGCGCGATTCGCAAGACGCGGCCCTGCATCGTCGTCTCCCCCGACGAGCTCAACGCGCATATTGGCACCTTCATCGTCGCGCCCCTCACCACGGGCGGCCATCCCTACCCGTTCCGCATCCCCGTGCGGTTCAGCGGCAGGGACGGCCGCGTGGTGCTCGACCAGCTCCGCACCGTGGACCGCGAACGGTTGGTCAAGCGCCTCGGCGCCCTGACGGCCCCAACGCTGGCGAAGGCGCTCGGTGTACTCGGCGAGATGTTCCGCGCGTGACGGCACGATAGCGACGCTTATTGCCGACGGCTACGGTATACCGGCTACGGGCATTCGCGCGTTCTAACAAGTGCCCGATTCAAACCATCCGCGTGCACCGACCATCCTAGTGGATACCTACTCCTCCACTAGAGAAGTCCGATGCCTCGGCTCACACCTTCCCGCTGGATCATCAGTACCGCGCTGGGCCTGCTGTGCCTGACCAACACGCTAGCCGGTCAAGTGCCGGCAAGGCTTCTCGATGCACAGCAGGCGCAGGAGGACTTTGATGTTCTGCATCGCGCGCTCGCCGAGGCGCACGGTGGCTACACGCGCTTCGTAGCGAAGGCCGAACTTGAGCGGCGCTTCGCGGCCCATCGCGCTCGGCTCACGCGGCCGGTCGGTCAGCTTGAGTTTGCCGGCATCCTCTCCGAGGCGATCGCGGAGCTTCGCGACGGCCACGCACGCTTGGAGTTCGATTCTACGACTGCCGCTGCGCTTGTGGCGGCCCCGCAACTGCCGCTGCGCGTGGCGCTCGAACAGGACCGTCTTGTCATTCGACTCAACGACTCGCCGGCCGACCGTTCGCTCGCCCCCGGCCTGGAGATTGTCAGCATCAACGGGCGTGCCTCCGCTGAGCTCCTGCGCATACTCTGGCCGAAGGTCGCGGGCGACGGCTTTATCGAGACCGGAAGGCGGCATCGTTTGGCACAGGAGTTTCCCCGTCTCCACTGGCTCTACATCGAACAATCAGCCACCTACACCGTCGTGGCACGCGACGCAGACGGTCAGCTGGTGACTGCAACGCTGCCGGGCGTGACGGATCTCGAGCGCCGCTCGGCCTCGAACGCCGTCAACGCCACGTTTGCCCAGAACGCCACACGCCTAGACGGGCCGCCGGGTCGCATTGCACTTGAGTTCCTCGACGAGGGGCGTGTCGCACGCCTCCGCGTCCGCGCCTTCGATGGCCAGACGTTCGTGGCGACGTTGGACAGTGTCTTTCGCGAGTTGCGTGCGCGCGGGACTCCAGCGCTCATTCTCGATCTTCGCGGCAACGGCGGTGGGGTCGACGAGTACGGTGCCCGGCTCGTCTCGTACTTCGTGGACACACCGTTCCGCTATTTTGATCGGATTCACGTCACGACGATCGCCCCGTCTTTCGCCACGTGGCTGCCTCGCACGTTTGACGCAATGCGGGCGGGCACGGTCGCTGATCCAGCCGGCGGCTTCCTCGTGACGCCGGAAAGGCATTCCGGCGTCGGTGGGCAGCAGCCAGCACCGGACGGATTCCGCGGTCGCCTCGTGGTCCTCATTGACGGAGGAAGCTTCTCCACAACCACCGACGTGGCCGCTCAACTGCGCTCGCGCAACCGAGCCATCTTCGTGGGTGAGGAAACCGCGGGCACCTATGAGGGCAACACGTCGGGTTTGAACGCGCTGATTGTGCTGCCCCACTCGCGGTTTCGGCTGCGCGTGATGATGTATGGGTACTGGAATGCCGTGACACCCGTACCAGGGGGACGCGGCGTGATTCCGGACCACCCCGCGCCATTGCGCGTCGCGGACGCCCTAGCCGGCCGCGATCCGGCGCTTGAACTCGGTATAGCGTTGGCTAAGCAGCCATAGCTCCCTGCGCAGTGGTGTAACGAGGCGTGCTGCTGACGTCCAAGGCCGCCGGAACCAGGCGACTCTGCAGGTACGGCAGTGCAAGGCCGGCGAGGCGAACGTCGGCGCATTCATTCTTGGGCGCAATATGTTCGGTCCGATTCGCGGCCCTTGGCCCGACGACTCGTGGCGCGGATGGTGGGGAAAGAATTTTCCCTACCACACGCCGACGTTCGTGCTCACGCACCACCCGCGCCCATCGCAGGAGATGGAGGGTGGCACTGTCTTTCACTTCGTGACCGAGGGCATTCGTACGGCCCTGGACCACGCGCGATCCGCGGCCGGAGACAAGGACGTGCGGCTGCTCGAGGCTGCCGCAACGATTCGGCAGTATCTCGAGGCCAGCTTCGTCGACGAGATGCACATCGCGGTGTCCCCGCGCCTGCTCGGCGCCGGGGAGCCCTTCTGCGCCTAGTCGCGGGCGGGGGACTTGACGCTAGGCATCGAGGATTGCACTTTTTAT contains these protein-coding regions:
- a CDS encoding PadR family transcriptional regulator, whose amino-acid sequence is MAEHGTDVIQGTLDVIILRALSLQPLHGFGIARRIEQVSKQVFKVNPGSLLTALQRLERDGSVESAWRITENSRRAKYYSLTKKGRQRLKVETEGWQLRAAAVARLLGVEG
- a CDS encoding winged helix-turn-helix transcriptional regulator; this translates as MSNAFDILGDPVRRRILELLRDEPHASGEVVAVIAKEFGITQSAVSQQLRVLREAGFASVQRDGSRRIYHMDAAPLRSVDAWLATFRSTWLPRLDALATEVARGRRERKSSGRPRNSY
- a CDS encoding SRPBCC family protein, whose translation is MSLNRSSHFGATVREVRQCTHRGQPARSIVATRSYPTDRADLWDALTNRERLPRWFLPVSGDLRVGGRYQLEGNAGGVIETCDPPDRLEVTWEFAGQLSWLHVSLAADGERRTLLVLEHIEPITEEGQKFWDRYGPGAGGVGWDLGLRGLDAYLVSGVPMDAAAAEAWTQSDDGLRFIRGSADAWSQAAVASGTDERTARLSAERTVAFYTGQPEPE
- a CDS encoding type II toxin-antitoxin system PemK/MazF family toxin, giving the protein MVDVPVRRGDVWLVQLNPTRGRAIRKTRPCIVVSPDELNAHIGTFIVAPLTTGGHPYPFRIPVRFSGRDGRVVLDQLRTVDRERLVKRLGALTAPTLAKALGVLGEMFRA
- a CDS encoding dihydrofolate reductase family protein — protein: MFGPIRGPWPDDSWRGWWGKNFPYHTPTFVLTHHPRPSQEMEGGTVFHFVTEGIRTALDHARSAAGDKDVRLLEAAATIRQYLEASFVDEMHIAVSPRLLGAGEPFCA